The window TGGATATCTGTGGAGTGGAATTCCCTGCATTTGGAAAGCTAAAGTGAGTAGCCATAAAATCATTCAGGTGCAGCTGTACCGAACATTAACCTCTTTAATGTGGCTGAGTAGTTTCTTGAAGGCGACACGGTTCGTCTTGTTTTAAACGGAGAGTGGAGTCCAGGGGAAGGTTGACAAAGCTACAGGCGGCGACCCCTTCGCTAGAGCCGGGCAGGTCAGTTGGAGAGTCGCAGGCTTTGGGCCAGTGTAGGCCGCAATAATGTACTGCTCACTatgcagaaaaataaaagatAGGATTTGGGATAAATTTGATTTTACTAGTTGGACATATATTTCATCGTCCTAGACACATTCTCCTTATGTGTTGGTGACCCCAAATAGCCCAAAAGAGTGTGGTTTCTGCTGTATTTTCTTCGCCGCTCGACACTTCCAGCTTGGTCCCGGGTTGGGGAGCAGCTGACCGGCTTTTAGCATCTCACCTGCCGCCAGGCTCTGAAGGTTAGCCGCAGCCGCTCCTGCCTCATTTGTTGTCGTACGGAGATGTGACTAACGTGTCAGAGCGCTTGTTTTGCGTTTCGGTAAAAAGATAAAGAAGATGCTACACCGAATTCGCTCCCTCCCAGCACTCAGCTGCCATTTGCGTTGGCGTTCTTTGTGGTTTGACTCCAGTAGTTTTCATGTTTGAGGAGCAGGATGTGTCTCAGATTCAGGATGTCAGATGTGAATAATTTCTTGTCAAGCTTTCTGATGCAATCTTGGGAGGTTTTTATGACTTGTCAGCTTGATTTTTGAGATGGACATTGTTTCTATAGAGTAGCAATAGTAAACACATCTCATGTTTAACGTTTTCAGCCTGGATTTTACTTGAAGCCTCACACACCTGATTGTGATGCTTTTTTGTCCTATGGGAAAGCTAACCTAACTAGTTAGGTCACCTGTTACAAGGTTGTGACAGTCCTGACTTGACACTGTTTACATACAAAAACATATAACTGACAGTTTAAATGTCAACCCGAGGTTAGGAAATGTCATTGGTTAATTGTGTTGCATTTAGTCTGTTATTTATGCTAAGTCTATTtccttcagtgttttattttttttatcagaggtTGACAACCCTGGTCTTGGAAGGACCCCCTGCTTTGCATGGTTTAATGTATACTCATCTATTAACTCACCTGATCAACTAATTAATTAACAAGCCCTCCTGAGTTGAaggtaataattaaaaaaagtgcAGTAACTAACTCCTCCAGGACCAGATTTAGGATTCACAGCTTTAGACAGTTTATTGTCAAgtataaaacctgtttttttttgttgttgttgtttttgttgttttttttaaatccaatgGCTGTGATGTGTTTCTGTTAGAGTGGATTAATTCTTAATATGTGACACAAAATATGAGAAGAATATAAACTAGATAATGAtgacataaaaaaatctaatgaatTATCTCCACATCATTCCTGTGCTTCAGTGTTTTGCAACACAATGTTCACCTCATGTTTATGCAGGATATTGATTTGTTTTAGAGGTGATAGAGTGACATAGTTAGTGGCAGTTTTTGTAGGCTTATAAGTGTGTCTTCTGTAGGGCTTCCATTCTTCTTAAAGCACCAGTGATCCTGGCAAGATGTCACCTTTCCTTCTGACCTCATTTCTCattctttattttctttgtgCCTGATTTCTCTTCTCAGCTTTGCTCAGTGTCCTGTTCTGGGGAACTGCTGTGATCTGAGGCTCTACTGTACCAGTGCAATAGGATGTCCCGTAGTCCCGAACTGAAGGAAGACCCCATGGAGTGCCCTCTGTGCATGGAACCACTTGAGATTGACGATGTCAACTTTTTCCCGTGCACCTGCGGCTACCAAATCTGCCGTTTCTGCTGGCACCGCATCCGGACAGATGAGAATGGCCTCTGCCCAGCCTGCAGAAAGGTAGAGCACCATGAAACAGCCTTTTGCTGCTGTCCAGGGATTGATGGCTTATTCCATTAACAGAAGTGACTAAATTGCCATCATTTTTGCTCTTTAGAGTTCATTTAGTCATGAAGCTGTGATTCTAAAGCAAGTATGCGTTGTCAATTTAGTCAAACTTTGTCTAAATGATGTGATTAATAATGTTTGTGTTAAAGTGCTGCTCATCAATAACAATACTTAAGTTTATTTCATGAGACTGAAGAAGAGTGTCACATAGTGATGTAGTGTTTACTAAGTTTGAGGAAGCAGACTAACAGTTTGTTCTGTGTGTGCTGCAGCCATACCCAGAGGACCCGGCTGTGTACAAACCTTTGTCACAGGAGGAGATCCAAAGGATAAAGAATgagaagaagcagaagcagaatgAGAAGAAGCAAAAGGTGACTGAGAATCGTAAGCACCTTGCCAGTGTCCGTGTGGTCCAGCGGAACCTAGTGTTTGTGGTGGGACTTTCGCAGAGGCTTGCAGACCCGGAGGTAAGGGGCAATCTACACTAAGATAAAGAGCGTTTTTCGTTAACCGGACATATACtctgtttagtttgtttaaaGTGTCACTCTGGGATGGCTTTATTTTCAGTGTGTTGTGACTCTATAATATGTTTTTGGATTGTAATATGGGTCACCTGCTCTTGTTTCATTTTACAAGTGAATATGTAGTTGTTCTTTAAATCTCTTTAAATGTTGTGGAAAGTAGGCGTGGTACTTTTGGATAATATATTGTCCTAgaagtaactgtgtgtgtgtgtgtgtatatatatatataattattattattattattattattattattattattataagtgtgattgcagtatgcaatgaatgggcagaactttgcacggccGTGtatgtcacaatttttgagatacgaagatgaaaccaattgaggacctgtagaacttattgagctctttccgaaaatatgcgtcacgAAACGTTACGACGTacgaatttcgtacgattgtcgtacgaagtggccccataggaatgaatggcatcggaggatggcagctagatcgaaggacggcagctagaactccagtactgtgtgtaatggagccacgggtcaaaagtttgggtaccccggccagcactgcaatcacactcacagtttctgtaggaactgcaatctagttattattattattattttatggtcATACTGACACATTGATGTTAAGAGGAACTTATTGGACAATTTTGAGGTCAGCATAATTGATTGTTCGTGttgtgtccatatattgtactaCAAGAAAGTAATGTTTTGTGTATGTAGGGCATCAGTGTAGTTTTGTAACAGTTAACAATGCCCTTTTCAGCATTGTTTCATCGTGTCTCAAAGGATTGTGAGATGTGAAGGTGGACATTAAGTTTTAGATGCCAGGGTTAGTGCTGAGTCACTTCTAAACAAAAGTTATGATCTTTTTCGTTTCACTGCTAAATGCTATTTGAGTTATAGAGGATGTCACAAACAGAGACAGCCTGGAAAGAGTTAGAGCAATTGAGAAGTGGTTTTGGACTAGGGCTACAACAGTCAGTCAGttatactgattattaatcatcATCACCaagtttaaaatgaataaagaatccatttatgaattatttatttaaatgtaaatgctcTACAATGCTGTGTAATGATCATATGATGTATAtgataatactgaataaatagaaCCACATTACAGGAAGCACTGAGGACAGTGTGATAAACAACAGTTTGTGTTTAATTGCGCTTTATTAGAGGAAATTGCTTCTTACATGGAAGTAGGAAGGTAAATGATGGTTCAATTAGTCAGTTAATCAAAATTCAATAGAGCTGTTGCTTCTGGAAATAATGGTAAGTTGTAGCCTTGAGCAGGTGTATTTATTTCAGTCCTGTGAGATGTTTTGTCAGTACAGGCCAAGGTTTTTGTTAAAGAAGTCATGAAAAGTCagtcttaggcccaatcccattgcCCCACCACTTACCCTTACCCCTTCTTTTCAAAtgaaatcctccaccctaagaattgggacaacccttcaagggttttttaccagtgattcttatatcccttcgtttgaagtgtgcatctaaaaaatcTCTGCATGAAGGggtaacaagccctatcccttcccccacccctccagcctaacgagAATCGGGAcaggtaaggggtagggccaagggatgaaatgggattgggcctcttAACTTCTGTGTTCAGTTGGGAGTAAGGATTATTAGGTTTCCTGTGAAATCTGTATATCTTGTGAAAAACATGTGTTAAGATGTTTACCGGACATTTCTGCTAAAAGTTGCTACATCTGTATGTATTTGCCATTTATAActtctttattattaaaaatgtaatttcctattttttgttatttatttattattttttattagttttagtttggAGCAGTAAAATAGATTAAAGCCGTCTCAATGAGCCCATTTGTACATTCAGGTGTGTTTAGGCCAATTTCATATCTGAAGATGACAAGCTTTTCTTGCAGATTTTGATAAGAGCACCATTTAACTCACTGAGCTGGGTCCTGCAGCAGGGATCACAGCTGTTTCTAATGcagattttctcttttttttcctttgaaaACAGAAGCATCTGTATTCTCTTTGGAGAGGAATGATGACatactttctgtttctctctgcacTAAGCAACATGGTATCCAATCAGGCATCTGAATAGTCATTTGGCAGAGCAGCACACTGAATGTGCAGCCTCTGCTTTCATATACTGGCTCAAAGATAGACAAAACTAAGATGACAGTGTTCCAGGATCAGGAGCACAGcataagtaattaaatatgagCTCAGCCTCTTCTTTGAACATGCATTAATGCCCCTTTTTGTGTAGGCTTAAGGTTAATCTTTATATGGAGGAACGGTCACATTTGTGTTTTTTGGGCTGGACAGCATTCTGAAAAGAATGTTTTAATCTAAAGGGAACATATAGTCTAAGACTAGACTTGGACAGACTTTATACAGTCAGGCAGACAGAACTGTAAAAAGTTTAAACATGTTTGTAATTTAAACCATAGATAACCATAACGATGTGCCTTTCATATCTTTTAAATTTGTTTGGTATGTATGCTAACTTGCTTTGTGGTGTGTGAACAGTGTAAGTTCTATATTATTTCCATGTCTAAAACCTAAGGATGCATAATTAGCTTAATATCATTTTCAGAATTACTGTTTTAAGCTTCATAGATACAATTTTCTGGAATGATACTTGATGGtacatattcaatttttttacttGACTTCCTATATTTGTTTTTGGAAGTCACAAATAAATCTTGTAAAATGCCTAAACTGTATCTTTCCATTTCAGGTACTTAAGAGGCCTGAGTATTTTGGAAAGTTCGGCAAAATACATAAAGTGGTCATCAACAATAGTACGTCTTATGCAGGCTCACAGGTGAGAAACCTTACACTGACCctaaaataacactttttttgtgtACTTATGTCACTTTATATTGTAAATAACTTTGTACCATAGAGCCTGTCTATGTTAAAACTGAAACGATTTGTTTTACTATAGGGTCCTAGTGCCAGTGCCTATGTTACTTACGTCCGCTCAGAGGATGCCCTAAGAGCAATACAGTGTGTCAACAATGTGGTAGTGGATGGTAGAACACTTAAGGTGAGTCCAATGTCCAAAAAGAATGCAGACATTTTTTCATGGATTgttcataaatacatacatatctaGGTACATGAGGATGTAACTTGTTTTCATGCTCTAGTGTGAGATAGGAGTCTTTcaaatggtttgtgtttttttttttttttggtctcaaaggCTTCTTTAGGTACAACAAAGTACTGCAGCTATTTTCTGAAAAGCATGCAGTGCCCCAAGCCAGACTGTATGTATCTACATGAACTGGGAGATGAGGCAGCTAGTTTCACTAAAGAGGAAATGCAGGCAAGTGCCAGAATCGTTTCATTCATTTTGGGAATAGCATTTTAAAAAACAACAGTTCCAGTTGCCATGTTGTCATGCAATTCATGTGCTGGGGGAAAAAAGCCAGGTAAGGTTATGAGAAAAATGTCTGTTTTGATAAACAATTTATGTTCCACTGTGTATTTATGCTGTTAAAATAGGCTGGGAAACACCAGGAGTACGAGCAAAAACTACTCCAAGATCTTTACAAAATGAATCCCAATTTTCTACAAACTTCAACATGCGGAGGGGAGAaatcaaaaagcaaaacaaatgcTACACAAAGGTGATTTTTATTTACATCAGAGGGACCAATCTTTTCTATAAAGAGCTGGTGTGGCTACAGATTTTCATTCAAACAAGGCAGATGCACCTCATGGTGGCACGTGTGTCTGTCTGGTGGCCTCCAGCTTAATTGTTATGACTGCCTACAGTCACTCTTTGTGGAAAAGAAAGGTGACCCCTGTCTGCTTTCTGAATCTTTACTATAGAGGACTTaacaatttacagataataaCATGCCTTGTTTTTGCCTCTTCCATCTGCAGACCAAACAGTAGCAATAAAGAGGGTTGGCCCTTGTTACAGGGCTATGGAAAACTAGTTAACGGTTTACCCACAGAACACCGCAAGTCCCCACCTCTTTTAGACTGCCTAACAGACTCCGATCACTTGACTCCAGATGAACCAGACCCTGAACTGGGAGCAGATCAGAGCACAGGCCTTCCACCCTTTCCCTCAGCCTTAGAGCCAAGCAGGTACACATTATAATACACACTAAACCCTACAAGAACTGCTGTTATCAAAATTTAAAGAACATGTTCAAACTGTTGTGTATTTCTCAGTTATTCACACTTTGCTATAACtttgtaattttgtaaaaatatttttagtatactgAAATAATTGGTATTGACATGAACTTGTCTTGTGATGTGTTAAATACTTTTCAGAAATAATTGTAACATTTAAGCATTCAAGAGAGTTGTTTATATTCAACATAACAACTTCGCTCTGTTGCCCGTTTGACAAAGGCTGATTTATCTTCTTGGTTTGTTATTTCAGTCCTGTTGATAAATCAACAGAACCTGTAAGCATAGGGAATGGGGAGAATATACCACAGGCAAGTACTACTATACTGTATAGTTTAAAGAGAATTGTGGTTGGGGCAGTGTCTTATCTATGGTTTTGATCTTCCTTTGTGTTTCTGGTTTCTCAGGTCCCAAGTAGTGACTCACCCTCCCCTCCTCCTGGTCTTTCTAAGCCAAGCCTGGTGGTGCCCATCAGTGTCGCTGACTTAACAGCCCGCTCCCCCTTTGAGGGGGCGGCTGCAGAGTCTCAGTCGCTCTTTTCAGACAACAGTAACTTCAGACACCCCAACCCAATCCCCAGCAGCCTGCCCTCTTTCCCCAGCTCCCCACAGGGGGGCAGTGACTGGCCCATGACCCCTGAGCCACAAAGCCTTTTTGCCTCAGGTACATCCACTCAGTTTTCATTGTTTAAAAGATTATAAGAGTTTAGAAGATCTAGCAGCAGTCTTTTCTTGTGCAAGTTTTATTAAAACAATGAAATGCACACGGTTCTCCCAGCTAATTAATGTGTAATTGgctattaattaaatttttggtATCTGACATTTGCTGTTTAACGTTTTCTCTGGAATTATGCGGTTAGTATAACTAACTAGTAGTAGAAGCATATGTCCCACTAATTAGCATCACACAAATGGCATGCTTCAATTCTAGCACTCCTTTCTCATACTGCAGTTCTGTTAAGAAATTTCAAACTGACTTGCATATATGGGTCTGTCCCTGTATGACatactgatatataaaaaaaaatcacacatattTGTTAAAAATAATTCTGTATCCGTCATCCGAATGTAAGACAGTGGTACAATTTGCACTGCATCATCTT of the Astyanax mexicanus isolate ESR-SI-001 chromosome 10, AstMex3_surface, whole genome shotgun sequence genome contains:
- the cnot4a gene encoding CCR4-NOT transcription complex subunit 4 isoform X3; the protein is MSRSPELKEDPMECPLCMEPLEIDDVNFFPCTCGYQICRFCWHRIRTDENGLCPACRKPYPEDPAVYKPLSQEEIQRIKNEKKQKQNEKKQKVTENRKHLASVRVVQRNLVFVVGLSQRLADPEVLKRPEYFGKFGKIHKVVINNSTSYAGSQGPSASAYVTYVRSEDALRAIQCVNNVVVDGRTLKASLGTTKYCSYFLKSMQCPKPDCMYLHELGDEAASFTKEEMQAGKHQEYEQKLLQDLYKMNPNFLQTSTCGGEKSKSKTNATQRPNSSNKEGWPLLQGYGKLVNGLPTEHRKSPPLLDCLTDSDHLTPDEPDPELGADQSTGLPPFPSALEPSSPVDKSTEPVSIGNGENIPQVPSSDSPSPPPGLSKPSLVVPISVADLTARSPFEGAAAESQSLFSDNSNFRHPNPIPSSLPSFPSSPQGGSDWPMTPEPQSLFASDTIPVASSTDWQAAFGFGSSAKQQQQDDDLGFDPFDVTRKALADLIEKELSVQEVSPCSPTLPLHQPGLHNGQQRFPQLQHRGLYNSFSLPPHTASRHPWMGLPTRNNLTHLNHAVSAAAAHSHFLEVSGPPQHHNTGLGGIPISENNSVENINVKEWQDGLRALLPNININFGGLPNSTSSSSSSSSTSSVNHIGAPPGSVGLSHSLSWDGTASWMDPAIITGIPASAGSSLDCLQDDNPPHWLKSLHALTEMDGPGSSVAAPQPQHTGLLDAAAQLSLHRAGWAPYLPAPTLAPSQFHSPPPGFQTAFRPPAQTATDILQSAGMDRH
- the cnot4a gene encoding CCR4-NOT transcription complex subunit 4 isoform X4, whose amino-acid sequence is MSRSPELKEDPMECPLCMEPLEIDDVNFFPCTCGYQICRFCWHRIRTDENGLCPACRKPYPEDPAVYKPLSQEEIQRIKNEKKQKQNEKKQKVTENRKHLASVRVVQRNLVFVVGLSQRLADPEVLKRPEYFGKFGKIHKVVINNSTSYAGSQGPSASAYVTYVRSEDALRAIQCVNNVVVDGRTLKASLGTTKYCSYFLKSMQCPKPDCMYLHELGDEAASFTKEEMQAGKHQEYEQKLLQDLYKMNPNFLQTSTCGGEKSKSKTNATQRPNSSNKEGWPLLQGYGKLVNGLPTEHRKSPPLLDCLTDSDHLTPDEPDPELGADQSTGLPPFPSALEPSSPVDKSTEPVSIGNGENIPQVPSSDSPSPPPGLSKPSLVVPISVADLTARSPFEGAAAESQSLFSDNSNFRHPNPIPSSLPSFPSSPQGGSDWPMTPEPQSLFASDTIPVASSTDWQAAFGFGSSAKQQQQDDDLGFDPFDVTRKALADLIEKELSVQEVSPCSPTLPLHQPGLHNGQQRFPQLQHRGLYNSFSLPPHTASRHPWMGLPTRNNLTHLNHAVSAAAAHSHFLEVSGPPQHHNTGLGGIPISENNSVENINVKEWQDGLRALLPNININFGGLPNSTSSSSSSSSTSSVNHIGAPPGSVGLSHSLSWDGTASWMDPAIITGSSLDCLQDDNPPHWLKSLHALTEMDGPGSSVAAPQPQHTGLLDAAAQLSLHRAGWAPYLPAPTLAPSQFHSPPPGFQTAFRPPAQTATDILQSAGMDRH
- the cnot4a gene encoding CCR4-NOT transcription complex subunit 4 isoform X2 — protein: MSRSPELKEDPMECPLCMEPLEIDDVNFFPCTCGYQICRFCWHRIRTDENGLCPACRKPYPEDPAVYKPLSQEEIQRIKNEKKQKQNEKKQKVTENRKHLASVRVVQRNLVFVVGLSQRLADPEVLKRPEYFGKFGKIHKVVINNSTSYAGSQGPSASAYVTYVRSEDALRAIQCVNNVVVDGRTLKASLGTTKYCSYFLKSMQCPKPDCMYLHELGDEAASFTKEEMQAGKHQEYEQKLLQDLYKMNPNFLQTSTCGGEKSKSKTNATQRPNSSNKEGWPLLQGYGKLVNGLPTEHRKSPPLLDCLTDSDHLTPDEPDPELGADQSTGLPPFPSALEPSSPVDKSTEPVSIGNGENIPQVPSSDSPSPPPGLSKPSLVVPISVADLTARSPFEGAAAESQSLFSDNSNFRHPNPIPSSLPSFPSSPQGGSDWPMTPEPQSLFASDTIPVASSTDWQAAFGFGSSAKQQQQDDDLGFDPFDVTRKALADLIEKELSVQEVSPCSPTLPLHQPGLHNGQQRFPQLQHRGLYNSFSLPPHTASRHPWMGLPTRNNLTHLNHAVSAAAAHSHFLEVSGPPQHHNTGLGGIPISENNSVENINVKEWQDGLRALLPNININFGGLPNSTSSSSSSSSTSSVNHIGAPPGSVGLSHSLSWDGTASWMDPAIITGTTHWSSRISGSNREESNSLDCLQDDNPPHWLKSLHALTEMDGPGSSVAAPQPQHTGLLDAAAQLSLHRAGWAPYLPAPTLAPSQFHSPPPGFQTAFRPPAQTATDILQSAGMDRH
- the cnot4a gene encoding CCR4-NOT transcription complex subunit 4 isoform X1; its protein translation is MSRSPELKEDPMECPLCMEPLEIDDVNFFPCTCGYQICRFCWHRIRTDENGLCPACRKPYPEDPAVYKPLSQEEIQRIKNEKKQKQNEKKQKVTENRKHLASVRVVQRNLVFVVGLSQRLADPEVLKRPEYFGKFGKIHKVVINNSTSYAGSQGPSASAYVTYVRSEDALRAIQCVNNVVVDGRTLKASLGTTKYCSYFLKSMQCPKPDCMYLHELGDEAASFTKEEMQAGKHQEYEQKLLQDLYKMNPNFLQTSTCGGEKSKSKTNATQRPNSSNKEGWPLLQGYGKLVNGLPTEHRKSPPLLDCLTDSDHLTPDEPDPELGADQSTGLPPFPSALEPSSPVDKSTEPVSIGNGENIPQVPSSDSPSPPPGLSKPSLVVPISVADLTARSPFEGAAAESQSLFSDNSNFRHPNPIPSSLPSFPSSPQGGSDWPMTPEPQSLFASDTIPVASSTDWQAAFGFGSSAKQQQQDDDLGFDPFDVTRKALADLIEKELSVQEVSPCSPTLPLHQPGLHNGQQRFPQLQHRGLYNSFSLPPHTASRHPWMGLPTRNNLTHLNHAVSAAAAHSHFLEVSGPPQHHNTGLGGIPISENNSVENINVKEWQDGLRALLPNININFGGLPNSTSSSSSSSSTSSVNHIGAPPGSVGLSHSLSWDGTASWMDPAIITGTTHWSSRISGSNREESIPASAGSSLDCLQDDNPPHWLKSLHALTEMDGPGSSVAAPQPQHTGLLDAAAQLSLHRAGWAPYLPAPTLAPSQFHSPPPGFQTAFRPPAQTATDILQSAGMDRH